Within the Armatimonadota bacterium genome, the region CGAGGCGCGCCGTCACCGCGGCCACGAGGCTCTCCTGGATGACGGCCGGCCAGTCGCGGTAGCCGTGGCGCTGCGCTGTCTCCCGGACCAGGTCGAAGAGGGGACTCGTGCGCTGTACCTCCGCTGCCGCCTGGGGCGGAAGGGTTCCGAGAGCGAGCCGGACCGTGAGGGTGACCAGCGTGACGGGGTCAGGCTTGCCGGCGGAGCCGAGGACGAAGACTACCACGTCGTCGAGCGGCACGATGTAACCGCGGCCCGGCGCGTCCAGGAGGTTCGGCACGAGCAACAGCCGTTCCCGGGGGGCGTCGCCGGCCCGCAGGTAGTCCAGGGTGCGGCCCATGAGCGCCAGGCCCTCGCTGGCGAGCGCAGCGGCCGCCTGCTGGTGCGGGCCGGACTGGGTCTTCCACAGGTCTGCGACGCCTGCGGCCGTGTAGAAGTCGGCCAATACCCGGCCGAAGCCGTCCAGCCCCTGGGGCGCCCGCTGCTCGGCGAATCCCGGCGGGGCGCCCAGCGTGAGGGTGTAGCGTACGTAGGCTTCCAAGGGCAGGGGGTGCTCCTCGCGGTACCGGCGTACGGGGTCGACGACGCGGATCGGCAGGTCCCCGAGTCTGTCACGCACGGCCTGGCGGACGTCCCCCGACTCCCGGAGCCCCTCGTCGTAACCGGCGGCATTGAGAGCCGCGAAGAGGGTGAAGAGGCGTTCGTCAGGGCGGACCTCCACGCGGTCCCGCAGGCGCGCCTGGCCGGTTCCGGCCCGAGCCGCGGGCGGGCCGGCAGTGAAGGACCAGGTAAAGGGGGCCAGGGCATTTCCCGCTCGGTCGCGGCCGTTCACCGTCACGGTATACCGGGTGCCGGGGTTGAACGGATTCTGCGGGCGCACGGTGACGGTCCGCTCGTCGGCTGTCCACTCCGCCGGGGCGAAGGCGACGGCCGGCTCGGCGGTCACCGTCACGGTGCGGGTGTTCATGGCCTTGCTGAAGGTGACCGAGATCGGGGCATCGGCAGGGACGGTGCCGTCGTGCCCGGGAACGGTCGCCGTCACACCGGGAGGGGCCTCGGAGCCGGGGGTCAGCGAGGGCAGGCCGCTGAGGCTTCCGCACCCTGCGAGCAGGAGCGACAGCAGAACAGCGAGGGCTCGCATCCCCATCCTGGTGCCTCCCGTTCCGCGAAAGCCCGCACGGTTCCTTCAGGAGGTAGGGATTGCTTTTTCGAGCCGCCAGACGGGCCTTCCTCTTGACGGAACTCCGGAGCGGTGCGCATCCTTAGGAGTGACGTTCGGTTGGACTCGACGGTGCGGGGGGTCCGACCACGCGGTCCGTCGTGCCCATCGTCGACCGCTACATCATCCTGGAGATCCTGCCGCCCTTTCTTCTGGGCGTCGGCGGTTTCGCCGTGCTCCTGGTCGGGGACATCCTGTACACGCTGGCCGAGTTCATCGTCTCGGGGCGCCTCACCCTTCAGGCGCTGGGACGCCTGCTCGCCTATAAACTCCCGGCCATCATGGTGATCACCTTCCCCGTCTCGACCCTCCTTGGCGTGCTGCTGGGGCTGGGACGGCTGGCGCGTGACCGCGAACTGCAGGCGATGCGCCTGGCCGGGATGAGCCTGGGCCGCCTCTTCGCCCCGGCGCTGGTGTTCGCCCTTGGCATGGCGGCGGTGACCTTCCTGACCAACGAGTATTTCGCCCCCTGGGCCAACCACCGGGCCAACACCCTGATCCGTCGCGCGGCCTTTGGCGAGGCCTTCCCGCAGGTGCGCGAGCAGGTCTTCTTTCGCGCCCCGGGCAATCGCTTCTTCTACGTTGAGCGGGTCGACGACGATCGACGGCTGTTGCAGAACGTCATGGTTTACGAGGTAACTCCGCCGTTGCCGCGTCTGATCACCGCCCGCGAGGGCCGCTGGGACGACCGGT harbors:
- a CDS encoding Ig-like domain-containing protein; translation: MGMRALAVLLSLLLAGCGSLSGLPSLTPGSEAPPGVTATVPGHDGTVPADAPISVTFSKAMNTRTVTVTAEPAVAFAPAEWTADERTVTVRPQNPFNPGTRYTVTVNGRDRAGNALAPFTWSFTAGPPAARAGTGQARLRDRVEVRPDERLFTLFAALNAAGYDEGLRESGDVRQAVRDRLGDLPIRVVDPVRRYREEHPLPLEAYVRYTLTLGAPPGFAEQRAPQGLDGFGRVLADFYTAAGVADLWKTQSGPHQQAAAALASEGLALMGRTLDYLRAGDAPRERLLLVPNLLDAPGRGYIVPLDDVVVFVLGSAGKPDPVTLVTLTVRLALGTLPPQAAAEVQRTSPLFDLVRETAQRHGYRDWPAVIQESLVAAVTARLALPPDQRAAFLRRHYDRGLILVDHFSTELQRYERDISPLADFLPGLLRTVNLDEERRLFAERRR
- a CDS encoding LptF/LptG family permease; translated protein: MPIVDRYIILEILPPFLLGVGGFAVLLVGDILYTLAEFIVSGRLTLQALGRLLAYKLPAIMVITFPVSTLLGVLLGLGRLARDRELQAMRLAGMSLGRLFAPALVFALGMAAVTFLTNEYFAPWANHRANTLIRRAAFGEAFPQVREQVFFRAPGNRFFYVERVDDDRRLLQNVMVYEVTPPLPRLITAREGRWDDRYLRLRDGVLREFDSEGFTRYEARFDEMRILVNLPGGIFFAGQKTPDEMTAAELRQYLAAFGREAPPRFAIELHRKFAIPAASVVFALVAAPLSLLATQGGRFTGVGISVVLLFLYYAVMSSARAVGAVGAVSPMLAAWLPNLLFGVGGLVIWARQDRWLHRAPATSG